The following proteins are encoded in a genomic region of Nymphalis io chromosome 16, ilAglIoxx1.1, whole genome shotgun sequence:
- the LOC126774516 gene encoding E3 ubiquitin-protein ligase RNF12-B-like, producing the protein MKIFLITAACLAVAVAGPTRFAVPGIVTPDIVENEPISVGPTIVEGDYQPISVGPAIVPSPVGSPLVQIIVNVKPASDKPVSVDHPEVDSIIVAPVIIPEDAIEETDPVIVAPVIIPDESIDETDSVIVAPVIIPEESVDETDPVIVAPVIIPEESVDETDPVIVAPVIIPEESVDETDPVIVAPVIIPEESVDETDPVIVAPVIIPEESVDETDPVIVAPVIIPEESIAEPEPIIVAPVIIPQESVDEPESVVVAPVIIPEESVVKPEPIIVAPIAPVPVIVHPDILN; encoded by the coding sequence atgaaAATCTTCCTGATTACTGCTGCTTGCTTAGCCGTGGCTGTTGCTGGCCCCACGCGCTTTGCTGTACCCGGTATTGTTACACCTGACATTGTCGAAAACGAGCCTATCTCCGTTGGACCCACAATCGTGGAAGGTGATTACCAACCCATCTCTGTTGGACCGGCTATTGTCCCTTCACCTGTGGGCTCACCTCTAGTCCAAATCATCGTTAACGTTAAGCCTGCCTCCGACAAGCCAGTGTCCGTAGATCATCCTGAAGTTGATTCTATTATCGTTGCTCCTGTGATTATACCTGAGGACGCCATCGAGGAGACCGACCCTGTCATCGTAGCTCCCGTCATCATCCCCGATGAATCCATCGACGAGACTGACTCCGTCATCGTCGCTCCCGTCATTATTCCCGAGGAATCCGTCGACGAGACTGACCCCGTCATCGTCGCTCCCGTCATCATTCCCGAGGAATCCGTCGACGAGACTGACCCCGTCATCGTCGCTCCCGTCATCATTCCCGAGGAATCCGTCGACGAGACTGACCCCGTCATCGTCGCTCCCGTCATCATTCCCGAGGAATCCGTCGACGAGACTGACCCCGTCATCGTCGCCCCCGTCATCATTCCCGAGGAATCCGTCGACGAGACTGACCCCGTCATCGTCGCTCCCGTCATCATCCCCGAGGAATCGATCGCTGAGCCTGAGCCCATCATAGTCGCTCCAGTGATCATCCCACAGGAATCCGTCGACGAGCCCGAATCCGTTGTTGTCGCTCCCGTCATCATTCCCGAGGAATCCGTCGTCAAACCGGAGCCAATCATTGTAGCTCCTATTGCTCCTGTCCCTGTGATTGTTCATCCCGACATccttaactaa
- the LOC126774472 gene encoding prolactin-releasing peptide receptor-like has protein sequence MQNEWTANETYNNNISAFSNNTQNDNITSLPDPIEDKAIQAAFCTAYTIIFVVGIFGNALVCYAVIRNRAMQTVTNLFITNLALSDILLCVFAVPFTPLYTFLGRWVFGGLLCHIMPYAQGCSVYISTLTLTSIAIDRFFVIIYPFKPRMKIKTCIGLIVFIWVFALSVTFPYGYYMALQDVFCAEKWPSDQIRKAFGAVTTIMQFVIPFIVMAFCYTCVSIKLNDRLKSRPGSKNSKKEDAERERKRRTNRMLIAMVAIFGLSWLPLNLINISSDFYSFAEDWRYYMVLFFIAHFIAMSSTCYNPFLYAWLNENFRKEFKQILPCLGAFVTKKTRKNFNQSERTGMYRSEKTCNGNDTIQESLLTSTVTKPSVRYKIEFNEKLKVYEDDGENISPDEKPEEKPSPNEDCVKMYMFVNKSAATSDKEPIVSAL, from the coding sequence ATGCAGAACGAATGGACAGCGAATGAAACGTACAATAACAACATCAGCGCTTTCAGCAACAATACccaaaatgataatattacttCACTGCCAGACCCAATCGAGGATAAAGCGATTCAAGCCGCCTTTTGTACAGCTTACACGATTATTTTCGTAGTAGGAATCTTCGGTAATGCCCTTGTTTGCTATGCGGTAATCAGAAACCGAGCCATGCAAACCGTAACTAATTTGTTTATCACGAACCTCGCCTTGTCTGACATATTACTTTGTGTATTTGCTGTACCATTTACTCCTCTTTACACTTTCTTAGGAAGATGGGTCTTTGGCGGCTTGCTTTGCCATATTATGCCTTACGCTCAAGGATGTAGTGTTTATATTTCCACTTTAACATTAACATCTATAGCAATTGATAGATTCTTCGTAATAATCTATCCATTTAAACCTcggatgaaaataaaaacttgtattgGTCTTATTGTATTCATTTGGGTATTTGCACTATCAGTCACATTTCCTTACGGCTATTACATGGCACTTCAAGATGTTTTCTGTGCAGAAAAATGGCCATCGGATCAGATCCGAAAAGCCTTTGGAGCAGTTACAACTATCATGCAATTTGTAATACCGTTTATCGTTATGGCATTTTGTTACACTTGCGTcagtataaaattaaacgatCGACTTAAGTCCAGACCTGGtagtaaaaatagtaaaaaggaAGATGCAGAAAGAGAAAGAAAGAGAAGGACAAATAGAATGCTAATCGCGATGGTCGCGATATTTGGTCTTTCGTGGCTGCCTTTGAATTTGATTAACATAAGTAGTGACTTTTATTCTTTTGCTGAAGATTGGAGGTACTACATGGTGTTATTCTTCATTGCACATTTTATAGCAATGTCTTCCACTTGCTACAATCCATTCCTTTACGCGTGGTTAAATGAAAACTTCCGCAAGGAATTCAAGCAGATACTTCCTTGTCTTGGAGCAttcgttacaaaaaaaacaagaaaaaatttcAACCAATCAGAGAGAACGGGGATGTATCGTTCAGAGAAAACCTGCAATGGAAACGATACGATCCAGGAGTCGCTTTTAACTTCCACCGTAACAAAACCATCGGTTAGATATAAAATAGAGTTTAATGAAAAACTGAAAGTATATGAAGATGATGGTGAAAATATTAGCCCAGATGAAAAACCAGAGGAAAAACCTAGTCCTAATGAAGACTGTGTTAAGatgtatatgtttgtaaataagtCCGCGGCGACGTCTGATAAGGAGCCGATTGTTTCTGCTCTTTAA